The Lycium barbarum isolate Lr01 chromosome 12, ASM1917538v2, whole genome shotgun sequence genome includes a region encoding these proteins:
- the LOC132621202 gene encoding E3 ubiquitin-protein ligase At3g02290-like — MGALCCCLRDECEDFANPNSSIYRNCICLRSLVQNFLHVYTSLFHRGEQHAITSSPRGTTSLSSTASLDNSLSDMYRSPPRPLPYDADPRYFRLQRDGLVSRREKGSSHSHEETEPLRRSDIDDDDSESLSMGNKWKEKSVCEEGSKEYNSKSLKLPTAKTTTEFTQICYSSEDEDVCPTCLEEYTEENPKIMTKCSHHFHLGCIYEWMERSDNCPVCGKVMVFDESP, encoded by the exons ATGGGTGCACTTTGTTGCTGCTTGCGAGATGAATGCGAAGATTTTGCCAATCCAAACAGCTCAATATATAGGAACTGCATATGCCTTCGATCTTTGGTTCAAAACTTCTTGCACGTG TATACATCTTTGTTTCATAGAGGAGAACAACATGCCATTACTTCATCCCCTCGAGGTACAACATCTTTGAGTTCTACAGCATCCCTTGATAACTCACTATCTGATATGTACCGCTCTCCTCCGAGACCACTTCCTTACGATGCCGATCCCAGATACTTTCGGTTGCAACGAGATGGACTAGTCTCAAGAAGGGAGAAAGGCTCAAGTCACTCACATGAGGAAACTGAACCACTACGAAGAagtgatattgatgatgatgattccgaaTCCCTGAGTATGGGTAATAAATGGAAGGAGAAGTCTGTGTGTGAAGAAGGATCAAAAGAATACAATTCCAAATCCTTGAAACTCCCAACAGCTAAAACAACTACTGAATTTACTCAAATTTGTTACTCTTCAGAAGATGAAGATGTCTGCCCGACATGTCTTGAAG AATATACAGAAGAAAACCCAAAAATAATGACAAAATGCTCCCACCATTTCCACTTGGGTTGCATATATGAGTGGATGGAGAGAAGTGACAACTGTCCAGTATGCGGCAAG GTGATGGTATTCGATGAGTCACCATGA